One Halovivax ruber XH-70 genomic region harbors:
- a CDS encoding metal-dependent hydrolase has translation MPSTVVHVGLAGLLGVALLGDRFDAKAILVVLAATAALDLDTLIGMGWTGTHRAALHNLFVVAVPAALLYWDVRRREESIVRARFGVDAPRVLWVTLACLLVAHIMLDAFFNGVNLFWPLHDQFYDLSGKLYLSNHDGFVQTFVEFTTADDGSQTVSESTAAGTTETTHYETGFDPGPDPEPDPERIFPIAYNGERFVVALAGYLAVSVRLWEERRSNTADH, from the coding sequence ATGCCCTCGACCGTCGTCCACGTCGGTCTGGCAGGACTGCTCGGCGTCGCGCTGCTCGGCGATCGCTTCGACGCGAAAGCGATTCTGGTGGTGCTCGCCGCAACTGCGGCGCTCGACCTGGACACGCTGATCGGCATGGGCTGGACGGGGACGCATCGGGCGGCGCTGCACAATCTCTTCGTCGTCGCCGTTCCGGCCGCACTGCTGTACTGGGACGTCCGCCGACGCGAGGAGTCCATCGTCCGAGCGCGGTTTGGAGTGGACGCACCGCGGGTGCTCTGGGTGACGCTCGCCTGTCTGCTCGTGGCTCACATCATGCTCGACGCCTTCTTCAACGGGGTCAACCTCTTCTGGCCGCTGCACGATCAGTTCTACGACCTCTCGGGGAAGCTCTACCTCTCTAACCACGACGGATTCGTCCAGACGTTCGTCGAGTTCACCACGGCGGACGACGGCTCGCAGACCGTCTCGGAGTCGACGGCCGCTGGGACGACCGAGACCACCCACTACGAGACCGGCTTCGACCCGGGGCCCGACCCCGAACCGGATCCGGAACGGATCTTCCCGATCGCGTACAACGGCGAACGGTTCGTCGTCGCCCTCGCTGGCTACCTCGCAGTCTCCGTTCGACTCTGGGAGGAACGTCGGTCGAATACCGCCGACCACTGA
- a CDS encoding GNAT family N-acetyltransferase, producing MTVEVRPYDPERDREALWKHKRAFERELGSETGGADKQAAYEDKLTTEYRDRYLAWVERCLTDEPRAVTVATVGDDPAGYVFVLPDSLALIWDAAVLNEIYVDPDHRGEGVSDALMDAAVDVARKQDLPIDRLVLDVDADNERAAGFYDRHGFDHWGEMVARPL from the coding sequence ATGACAGTCGAGGTTCGACCGTACGATCCGGAACGCGATCGGGAGGCGCTGTGGAAACACAAACGAGCGTTCGAACGCGAGCTCGGGAGCGAAACCGGCGGCGCGGACAAGCAGGCCGCGTACGAGGACAAGCTCACGACCGAGTACCGGGATCGGTATCTGGCGTGGGTCGAGCGGTGTCTCACCGACGAGCCCAGGGCAGTGACGGTGGCGACCGTCGGTGACGACCCCGCAGGCTACGTGTTCGTCCTCCCGGACTCGCTCGCGCTGATCTGGGACGCCGCGGTGCTCAACGAAATCTACGTCGATCCCGACCACCGCGGCGAGGGCGTCTCGGACGCACTGATGGACGCCGCCGTCGACGTGGCTCGGAAACAGGACCTCCCCATCGACCGACTCGTCCTCGACGTCGACGCGGACAACGAGCGCGCAGCCGGCTTCTACGACCGCCACGGCTTCGACCACTGGGGCGAGATGGTCGCTCGGCCGCTCTGA
- a CDS encoding DsbA family protein: protein MNRRHALAGIASASTLSVAGCLGGLLGSGGVQDLPDPTLGQDDAPVTVEVWEDFSCGHCKTFDQEVYPQLVENYVDPGDIRYVFHDFPIPVHDRWSWDVSEAARVVQDNADDSDAFWTFKDRMFENQGAYSEDVLSSAAGEVGVDGDSLLSDVSDDRYRPVVETAKEDGTDMGVRGTPAIFVEGEGVDSPTYNAVANAIERNL, encoded by the coding sequence ATGAATCGACGTCACGCCCTCGCCGGTATCGCCAGCGCATCGACCCTCTCCGTCGCGGGGTGCCTCGGCGGCCTGCTGGGAAGCGGTGGCGTCCAGGATCTTCCAGACCCCACGCTCGGTCAGGACGACGCGCCGGTCACCGTCGAGGTCTGGGAGGACTTCAGCTGTGGTCACTGCAAGACGTTCGATCAGGAGGTCTACCCACAACTGGTCGAAAACTACGTCGATCCGGGCGACATCCGGTACGTTTTCCACGACTTCCCGATCCCCGTCCACGATCGATGGTCGTGGGACGTCTCCGAGGCGGCCCGCGTCGTACAGGACAACGCAGACGACTCCGACGCCTTCTGGACGTTCAAGGATCGCATGTTCGAGAACCAGGGAGCGTACAGCGAAGACGTGCTCTCGTCGGCTGCCGGAGAGGTCGGCGTGGACGGCGACTCGCTCCTCTCAGACGTCTCGGACGATCGCTACAGGCCGGTGGTCGAGACCGCGAAGGAAGACGGGACGGACATGGGTGTTCGGGGAACGCCCGCCATCTTCGTCGAGGGAGAAGGAGTCGACTCGCCGACCTACAACGCGGTTGCAAACGCAATCGAACGGAACCTGTGA
- a CDS encoding replication factor C large subunit — MTDWTEKYRPDTLSAVRGNDKARDALREWAQNWDDHRKAAIVHGSPGVGKTSAAHALAADMNWPVMELNASDHRGKDIIDRVAGEASKSGTLTGGTSGRRLVILDEADNFHGNADYGGSRAVTDVVKSASQPIVLVANEFYDMSNSLRNACETIEFRDVSTRSIVPVLRDICRKEGIEFEADALRAIAENTSGDLRSAVNDLQAIAESTERLTEEDVVTGSRDTTEGIFDYLDELIKEKDAEGALKASYDVDETPDDLINWIEDNVPKDYAGAELADAYGYLSNADRWLGRVRATQEYSYWRYATDNMTAGVAASRREPKGGWTRYGPPSYWSKLGRSRGSRNTRDAIASRIADREGASIATARNDILPYLASMTHHCRNRDLTVQMAAAYELDEAEVSFVTGSGKDTNKVESIVEDAEARREAAAVEHSGDAFLDAVRSDGDHDETSESTPDSEPANQQTLADDGQSGDDGSANSDADAAGGGSTDAADSDAGDGDDGQSGLGDFV, encoded by the coding sequence ATGACCGACTGGACCGAGAAGTACCGCCCGGATACGTTGTCGGCGGTACGGGGAAACGACAAGGCCCGCGACGCGCTCCGCGAGTGGGCCCAGAACTGGGACGACCACCGGAAAGCGGCGATCGTCCACGGAAGCCCCGGTGTCGGAAAGACCTCGGCCGCACACGCGCTGGCCGCCGACATGAACTGGCCCGTGATGGAACTGAACGCGAGCGACCACCGCGGGAAAGACATCATCGACCGCGTCGCGGGTGAGGCCTCGAAGTCGGGCACGCTGACGGGCGGCACGAGCGGCCGCCGGCTCGTGATCCTGGACGAAGCCGACAACTTCCACGGGAACGCCGACTACGGCGGCTCGCGGGCGGTCACGGACGTCGTCAAATCGGCCAGCCAGCCCATCGTCCTCGTCGCCAACGAGTTCTACGACATGAGTAACTCGTTGCGCAACGCCTGCGAGACCATCGAATTCCGCGATGTCTCCACGCGCTCGATCGTTCCCGTCCTCCGAGACATCTGCCGCAAGGAAGGCATCGAGTTCGAGGCGGACGCCTTGCGCGCGATCGCCGAGAACACGAGCGGTGATCTGCGATCGGCGGTCAACGACCTGCAGGCGATCGCCGAATCGACGGAGCGACTCACCGAGGAAGACGTCGTCACCGGCTCGCGAGATACCACGGAAGGCATCTTCGATTACCTCGACGAACTCATCAAGGAGAAAGACGCCGAGGGAGCGCTGAAAGCCTCCTACGACGTCGACGAGACGCCGGACGATCTGATCAACTGGATCGAGGACAACGTGCCGAAGGACTACGCCGGCGCCGAACTTGCCGACGCGTACGGCTACCTGTCGAACGCCGACCGCTGGCTCGGGCGGGTCCGCGCGACCCAGGAGTACAGCTACTGGCGCTACGCGACAGACAACATGACCGCTGGCGTCGCCGCCTCCCGCCGGGAGCCGAAGGGCGGCTGGACCCGCTACGGCCCGCCGAGTTACTGGTCCAAACTCGGGCGGAGCCGAGGGAGCCGGAACACGCGCGACGCGATCGCCAGCCGAATCGCCGACCGTGAGGGGGCGAGCATCGCGACCGCCCGCAACGACATCCTCCCGTATCTGGCATCGATGACCCACCACTGCCGCAATCGTGATCTCACCGTCCAGATGGCGGCCGCCTACGAGCTAGACGAGGCCGAAGTCTCGTTCGTCACCGGCAGCGGCAAGGACACGAACAAGGTCGAATCGATCGTCGAAGACGCCGAAGCGCGCCGTGAGGCAGCAGCGGTCGAACACTCCGGTGACGCCTTCCTCGACGCCGTTCGGTCGGACGGCGACCACGACGAGACGAGCGAGTCGACGCCCGACAGCGAACCGGCGAACCAGCAGACGCTCGCTGACGATGGGCAGTCCGGAGACGACGGGAGCGCAAACTCGGATGCAGACGCCGCGGGCGGGGGGAGTACCGACGCAGCTGACAGCGATGCAGGCGACGGAGACGACGGACAATCCGGCCTCGGCGACTTCGTGTAG